From a single Collimonas pratensis genomic region:
- a CDS encoding DUF2442 domain-containing protein has product MDITDKQFEAANQRAADKKALFPSVLSVRYDRRVARVVIVLASGLELAFSPRQVQGLEHAHPAELADAEISPSGLAIHFPHLDADLYLPALLEGFLGSKRWMASEIGKIGGKASSEAKSKAARENGKLGGRPRKHKERSAV; this is encoded by the coding sequence ATGGACATTACTGATAAGCAGTTTGAAGCAGCCAATCAGCGCGCCGCGGACAAGAAAGCCCTGTTCCCGAGCGTGCTGTCGGTCCGCTATGACCGCCGCGTAGCGCGCGTCGTTATCGTGCTCGCCTCCGGACTGGAGCTGGCATTTTCGCCCAGGCAGGTGCAGGGACTGGAGCATGCACATCCTGCCGAGCTGGCCGATGCGGAAATTTCGCCCTCGGGCCTTGCTATCCATTTTCCTCATCTGGACGCGGATTTATATTTACCCGCGTTGCTGGAAGGTTTCCTGGGCTCGAAGCGCTGGATGGCGTCCGAGATCGGCAAGATCGGCGGCAAGGCATCCAGCGAAGCGAAAAGCAAGGCTGCGCGGGAAAACGGCAAGCTGGGCGGCCGCCCCAGAAAGCATAAAGAGCGGAGTGCGGTCTGA
- a CDS encoding DUF4160 domain-containing protein → MPTILAIFGLRVVVYPNDHRPAHVHVVRNGCEAVFNLHCPHGPPELRENFGFSQKEVAKIANRLDINLAFLCYEWRQWHGHY, encoded by the coding sequence ATGCCGACTATACTTGCAATTTTCGGGCTGCGCGTAGTGGTTTATCCCAATGATCATCGTCCAGCGCATGTCCATGTCGTGAGGAATGGTTGTGAAGCAGTGTTCAACTTGCACTGTCCGCATGGTCCTCCAGAATTGCGAGAGAACTTTGGGTTTTCTCAGAAGGAAGTCGCAAAGATAGCGAACAGGCTGGATATTAATCTGGCGTTTCTTTGCTACGAATGGAGGCAATGGCATGGACATTACTGA
- a CDS encoding LysR family transcriptional regulator, which translates to MKNATLRQLKTFEAVARHLSYSRAAEELHLTQPAVSLQVKQLEEHAGLPLFEQLGKKIYLTAAGIEMLRHGRMIIQQFRETEDAMAQLQGVAGGRLNVAVISAGDYFFPRLLAEFQRSHDNVSLKLTVHNREELLRSLHDNLTDLAIMVRPPEDACMIRQAFAPHPYVIVASPQHPLANKKNISRTRLLREPFIVRERGSDTWLSMRESFGEQLAQINVAMEIKSFETIKQAVIAGMGISFLSVHTISLELQVGNLVVLDVEGFPAMLNWYVVHRQNKQLPPVAIAFENFLMNDGAALIEKFTRYKLQS; encoded by the coding sequence ATGAAAAACGCCACCTTGCGCCAACTGAAAACCTTTGAGGCCGTGGCGCGCCATCTCAGTTATTCGCGCGCGGCGGAAGAACTGCACCTGACCCAGCCGGCGGTTTCGCTGCAGGTCAAGCAGCTGGAAGAGCACGCCGGCCTGCCGCTGTTCGAGCAGCTTGGCAAGAAAATCTATCTGACTGCGGCCGGCATTGAAATGCTGCGCCACGGCCGCATGATCATCCAGCAGTTTCGTGAAACCGAAGACGCCATGGCGCAGCTGCAGGGAGTAGCCGGCGGCAGGCTGAACGTTGCAGTGATCAGCGCCGGCGATTATTTTTTCCCGCGCCTGCTGGCGGAGTTCCAGCGCAGCCACGACAATGTCAGTCTCAAGCTGACCGTCCACAATCGCGAAGAATTGCTGCGCAGCCTGCACGACAACCTGACCGATCTGGCGATCATGGTGCGGCCGCCCGAGGATGCCTGCATGATCCGACAGGCATTTGCGCCCCACCCTTACGTCATCGTGGCGTCGCCCCAGCATCCACTGGCGAACAAGAAGAACATTTCAAGGACACGCTTGCTGCGCGAGCCCTTCATCGTCCGGGAACGCGGTTCCGATACCTGGCTGTCGATGCGGGAGAGTTTTGGCGAGCAGCTGGCGCAGATCAATGTCGCCATGGAAATCAAGAGCTTTGAAACCATCAAGCAGGCGGTGATCGCCGGCATGGGCATCAGCTTTTTGTCAGTCCATACCATCAGCCTGGAACTGCAGGTAGGCAATCTGGTGGTGCTGGATGTGGAAGGATTTCCGGCGATGCTGAACTGGTACGTAGTGCATCGCCAGAACAAGCAGCTGCCGCCGGTGGCGATCGCTTTCGAGAATTTCCTGATGAACGATGGCGCCGCCTTGATCGAAAAATTCACTCGCTACAAGTTACAAAGCTGA
- a CDS encoding crotonase/enoyl-CoA hydratase family protein, which produces MPSILFETDGSICTITMNRPHKRNAVDRPMADELHQAFERFESDAALRVAVLTGAGGNFCAGADLTGIGDPELRNELDAEGGGSGPMGPTRMALSKPLVAAINGCAVAGGLELALLADLRVADEDAVLGVFCRRWGVPLIDGGTVRLPRLIGMGRALDLILTGRPVAAAEALAMGLINRSTPAGGALLAAQDLARQIAGFPQQCMLTDRSSAYEQWDLPLAEALRREGAHGVPIVFGEGEDGASRFTLGAGRHGRFDA; this is translated from the coding sequence ATGCCCTCCATTTTATTCGAGACCGACGGCAGTATCTGCACCATCACGATGAACCGGCCGCACAAGCGCAATGCCGTCGACCGCCCGATGGCCGATGAACTGCACCAGGCGTTTGAGCGCTTTGAAAGCGATGCCGCGCTGCGGGTGGCGGTATTGACTGGCGCCGGCGGCAATTTCTGCGCCGGCGCCGATCTCACTGGCATCGGCGATCCGGAGCTGCGCAACGAGCTCGACGCCGAAGGCGGCGGCAGCGGTCCGATGGGACCGACCCGCATGGCGCTGTCCAAGCCGCTGGTGGCCGCTATCAATGGCTGTGCCGTGGCCGGCGGGCTGGAACTGGCGCTGCTGGCCGATCTGCGGGTGGCTGACGAGGATGCTGTGCTGGGCGTATTTTGCCGGCGCTGGGGCGTTCCCCTGATAGACGGCGGCACGGTCAGGCTGCCGCGCTTGATCGGCATGGGGCGGGCGCTCGACCTGATCCTGACCGGCCGTCCGGTGGCCGCCGCCGAGGCGCTGGCGATGGGCTTGATTAATCGCAGTACGCCGGCCGGCGGCGCCTTGCTGGCGGCGCAGGACCTGGCGCGCCAGATCGCTGGTTTTCCCCAGCAATGCATGCTGACCGATCGCAGCTCGGCTTACGAGCAGTGGGATTTGCCGTTGGCCGAAGCGTTGCGGCGCGAAGGTGCGCATGGCGTGCCGATCGTGTTCGGCGAAGGGGAGGACGGCGCGTCCAGGTTCACGCTTGGAGCGGGACGCCATGGCCGGTTTGATGCCTGA
- a CDS encoding undecaprenyl-phosphate glucose phosphotransferase — protein MASSKSLILFERVLTFELPQWLVDALILGATAQLAGHFHFNSAMTTTAPIHSVLLYFCCALGVLTFSKLNLYTAWQDWSMAALFSRLACAWGAILLAGYLLSVMVHGVGALSRRWLVYWYLTSLAFLALHRLLIHASACHLRKRGINTRRIVIVGYGPIGQEMHKRALRNAAAVYDVRAVVAAGETLEQQHDAAIDHIASYDAIHHYVVTHDIHEIWITLPMSAALQMKQLQHCLRNTLVDIRWVPDTSGIQMLSSLAVNFLGIPAVELNRPAPSGAHAIVKHLLDKLFALAALTLLAPLLAVIAACIKYSSPGPVFFKQARLGLNGKKFMVYKFRTMKLHQEHNRLTQATQNDPRITRIGQFLRRTSLDELPQFLNVLIGDMSVIGPRPHALEHNEHYEKLLEMYMVRHRVKPGITGWAQIHGHRGETDTIDKMEKRVQFDLYYIQHWSFLMDFRILVWTAFKGWTGSAAY, from the coding sequence ATGGCAAGCTCAAAATCCTTGATACTTTTCGAACGTGTGCTTACCTTCGAATTGCCGCAATGGCTGGTCGATGCGCTAATCCTTGGCGCCACCGCCCAGCTGGCCGGCCACTTCCATTTCAATTCGGCCATGACCACGACGGCGCCGATACACTCTGTACTCCTGTATTTCTGCTGTGCGCTTGGGGTGCTGACATTCTCCAAGCTCAACCTGTATACGGCCTGGCAAGACTGGTCCATGGCGGCGCTCTTCAGCCGGCTTGCCTGCGCCTGGGGCGCCATACTGCTGGCCGGTTACCTCCTCAGCGTCATGGTGCATGGGGTCGGCGCCCTGTCGCGCCGCTGGCTGGTGTATTGGTATCTGACCAGCCTCGCCTTCCTGGCCTTGCATCGGCTGCTGATCCATGCCTCGGCCTGTCATCTGCGCAAACGTGGCATCAACACCCGGCGCATAGTGATTGTCGGCTACGGCCCTATCGGCCAGGAAATGCACAAGCGCGCGCTACGCAATGCCGCTGCGGTCTACGACGTGCGTGCCGTGGTGGCCGCCGGCGAAACACTGGAGCAGCAGCATGATGCCGCCATCGATCACATCGCCAGCTACGACGCCATCCATCACTACGTCGTGACGCACGACATCCATGAAATCTGGATCACCCTGCCGATGAGCGCGGCGCTGCAGATGAAACAGCTGCAGCATTGCCTGCGCAATACCCTGGTCGACATCCGCTGGGTGCCAGATACGTCGGGCATACAGATGCTGAGTAGCCTGGCTGTCAATTTTCTAGGCATTCCGGCGGTAGAGCTGAATCGCCCTGCGCCAAGCGGTGCACACGCTATAGTCAAGCACCTGCTCGACAAGCTGTTTGCGCTAGCGGCGCTGACGCTGCTGGCGCCGTTGCTTGCGGTAATCGCCGCCTGCATCAAGTATTCCTCGCCCGGCCCGGTGTTCTTCAAACAGGCAAGGCTAGGGTTGAACGGAAAGAAATTCATGGTCTACAAATTCCGCACCATGAAGCTGCACCAAGAGCACAACAGGTTGACCCAGGCCACGCAAAACGATCCGCGCATCACCCGTATCGGGCAATTCCTGCGTCGTACCAGCCTGGATGAACTGCCGCAGTTCCTCAATGTACTGATCGGCGACATGTCGGTGATCGGCCCCAGGCCGCATGCGCTAGAACATAACGAGCACTACGAAAAACTGCTGGAGATGTACATGGTGCGGCATCGCGTGAAACCCGGCATCACCGGCTGGGCGCAAATCCACGGCCATCGCGGTGAAACCGATACCATCGATAAAATGGAGAAACGGGTGCAGTTTGATCTGTACTATATCCAGCACTGGTCGTTCCTGATGGATTTCCGCATCCTGGTGTGGACTGCCTTCAAGGGCTGGACCGGCAGCGCCGCTTATTGA
- a CDS encoding NAD-glutamate dehydrogenase codes for MHNAAAEGKQQKLVEMVEFARDRLPPDVFATMQPFLAEYYSQVGEEQILSRDSADLYGAAVAHWQFGRHFTSGTPRVRIYNPRIDEHGWQSGHSVIEIVNDDMPFLVDSVSTEINRLGLTLHAVIHPVFRVWRDAGGQVEKIQRASEAAGKDAEKARLESYIHIEIDRCTEAARMEEIQAGVLKVLGDVRAAVEDWRQMMAAASGAIDDLKKQDGNDAVSKGEVAEARAFLEWMVDDHFTFLGYRDYELIVNAGENYLQGVPGSGLGILRDALRTSESADMTKLPISAQGIIDAQSPIFITKANSRATVHRAGYLDYVGVKRYDSAGKVIGERRIVGLYTSTAYMVPTNEIPLVRRKVAKVLERAGFVPKGHLSKTLATILEQFPRDELFQIDEDELFDTASGILRLEERQRTRLFVRRDAFGRYVSCLVFVPRDRFNTELRERIQVLLLEAFNGTGIEFTPLLSESMLARIQFTVRTEPGTVSEIDVAQLEARIVQATRRWQDDMAEALLEQRGEEQGTRLLRRYAGSFPAGFREDYAARAAVHDIALLEDAQKNAGLAMSLYRPIEAAPASLRLKIYRAGKPMALSQSLPMLEHMGVKVNEERPYRIELQDGEPAWIHDFGMQTADDSEVEIDRIKGVFEDAFARVWSGEADNDDLNRLVLRARLTWREVTILRAYARYLRQVGSTFSNAYIEQALTANPAIARKLVELFLARFDPARAKDASAEANTKALLEQTEEAMDQVPNLDEDRILRQFLGVIGATLRTNYFQRGADGQPKPYLSFKFDPSKVPGLPAPKPMFEIWVYSPRFEGVHLRGGKVARGGLRWSDRREDFRTEVLGLVKAQMVKNAVIVPVGSKGGFVLKSAPPASERDAYLREGVACYQNFLRGLLDLTDNLVDGKVVPPVDVVRYDADDPYLVVAADKGTASFSDYANAVSAEYGFWLGDAFASGGSVGYDHKKMGITARGAWEAVKRHFRETGLNTQEQDFTVVGIGDMSGDVFGNGMLLSRHIKLLAGFDHRHIFLDPAPDPAASFAERERLFALPRSSWADYDSSLISSGGGVFPRTLKTIPLTPQVQAALGIGASELAPTELIRAILLAPVDLLYNGGIGTYIKASRETHAQVGDRTNDAIRVNGAELNCKVVAEGGNLGATQFGRIEFAQKGGRICTDAIDNSAGVDCSDHEVNIKIMLGLIVSEGEMTEKQRNKLLAEMTEEVGLQVLTDNYYQTQSLSVAGRRAASLLEPEARLIRSLERAGRLDRAVEFLPSEEECAERKTAKQGLATPERAVLMAYNKMWLYEELLASDLLADPFIAASLPVYFPRPLRERYPEAMRRHPLAREIIATYLVNTLTNRVGATFVYQLADESGASPADVVRATVIAREVFGFEEIWQDIDALDNQVPDALQAQMFVDVGGLIEHASFWFLHRHVQEASIEATVARFRQAADQLGPQLVSLLAASDAEALKAKRDALIQAGVSEQLARRVASAELIGAVLDIAEVAASTGRSLELVAAVYFSLDLNLNFGWMRERTSALPVDSHWQTLARTALQSDLTGLQRTLTAKVIQLSPALEQSQEMIEAWQAASRTPLERYRRLLTDFQMGGNVDLAMLSVAAREMRAIDAATN; via the coding sequence ATGCATAACGCCGCAGCAGAAGGAAAACAGCAGAAGCTGGTAGAGATGGTCGAATTTGCGCGTGATCGCTTGCCGCCGGACGTGTTTGCAACCATGCAACCGTTCCTGGCCGAATACTACTCACAGGTAGGCGAAGAACAGATTTTGAGCCGCGACAGCGCCGATCTGTACGGCGCCGCGGTGGCGCACTGGCAATTCGGCCGGCATTTCACCTCAGGCACGCCGCGCGTACGGATCTACAATCCGCGCATCGATGAACATGGCTGGCAATCCGGCCATAGCGTGATCGAGATCGTCAATGACGACATGCCTTTCCTGGTGGATTCGGTCAGTACTGAAATCAACCGCCTCGGCCTGACTCTGCATGCAGTGATCCACCCGGTATTCCGGGTCTGGCGCGATGCCGGCGGCCAGGTCGAGAAAATCCAGCGCGCCAGCGAAGCGGCTGGCAAGGACGCTGAAAAGGCCCGGCTGGAATCGTACATCCATATCGAAATCGACCGCTGCACCGAAGCCGCGCGGATGGAAGAAATCCAGGCCGGCGTGCTCAAGGTGCTGGGCGACGTCCGCGCCGCAGTGGAGGACTGGCGGCAAATGATGGCTGCGGCCAGCGGCGCCATTGACGATTTGAAAAAGCAGGACGGCAACGACGCCGTATCGAAAGGCGAAGTCGCCGAAGCGCGCGCCTTCCTCGAATGGATGGTGGACGATCATTTCACTTTTCTCGGCTATCGCGACTACGAACTGATCGTCAATGCCGGTGAAAACTACCTGCAGGGCGTCCCCGGCTCGGGGCTGGGCATCTTGCGCGATGCGCTACGCACCTCAGAGAGCGCCGACATGACCAAGCTGCCGATCAGCGCCCAGGGCATCATCGATGCGCAGTCGCCGATTTTCATCACCAAGGCCAATTCGCGCGCCACCGTGCATCGCGCCGGCTATCTCGATTATGTCGGCGTCAAACGCTACGACAGCGCCGGCAAGGTGATCGGCGAGCGCCGCATCGTCGGCTTGTACACCTCTACGGCGTACATGGTGCCGACCAATGAAATCCCGCTGGTGCGGCGCAAAGTGGCCAAGGTGCTGGAGCGCGCCGGCTTCGTGCCGAAAGGCCATTTGTCCAAGACCCTGGCCACTATCCTGGAACAATTCCCGCGCGACGAACTGTTCCAGATCGATGAAGACGAGTTGTTCGACACCGCCAGCGGCATCTTGCGCCTGGAAGAGCGTCAGCGTACGCGCCTGTTCGTACGCCGCGACGCCTTCGGCCGCTATGTCTCCTGCCTGGTGTTCGTACCGCGCGACCGTTTCAATACCGAACTGCGCGAGCGGATTCAGGTATTGCTGCTGGAAGCCTTCAACGGCACCGGCATTGAATTCACGCCCTTGTTGTCGGAATCGATGCTGGCGCGCATCCAGTTTACCGTCCGCACCGAGCCTGGCACCGTCAGCGAGATCGATGTCGCCCAGCTGGAAGCACGCATCGTGCAGGCTACCCGGCGCTGGCAAGACGACATGGCGGAGGCTTTGCTGGAACAGCGCGGCGAAGAGCAGGGCACACGGCTGCTGCGGCGCTATGCGGGTTCGTTTCCGGCCGGTTTCCGCGAGGATTACGCTGCGCGCGCCGCGGTGCACGACATCGCCTTGCTGGAAGATGCGCAAAAGAATGCCGGCCTGGCGATGAGCTTGTATCGCCCGATCGAAGCGGCGCCGGCCTCGCTGCGGCTGAAGATATACCGTGCCGGCAAGCCGATGGCGCTGTCGCAAAGCCTGCCCATGCTGGAACACATGGGCGTCAAAGTGAATGAGGAGCGGCCTTATCGTATTGAACTGCAGGATGGCGAACCGGCCTGGATCCACGATTTCGGCATGCAGACCGCGGACGACAGCGAAGTCGAGATCGATCGCATCAAAGGCGTCTTCGAGGATGCCTTTGCTCGCGTATGGAGCGGCGAGGCCGATAACGATGACCTCAACCGGCTGGTGCTGCGGGCCCGCCTCACCTGGCGCGAAGTGACCATCCTGCGCGCATATGCGCGCTACCTGCGGCAGGTCGGCTCGACCTTCAGCAATGCCTATATCGAGCAGGCTTTGACCGCCAATCCGGCCATCGCACGCAAGCTGGTGGAGCTGTTCCTGGCGCGTTTCGACCCGGCGCGCGCCAAGGACGCAAGCGCAGAAGCCAACACCAAGGCCTTGCTGGAGCAGACTGAAGAGGCGATGGATCAAGTCCCGAACTTGGACGAAGACCGTATCCTGCGCCAGTTCCTCGGGGTCATCGGCGCCACTTTGCGCACCAATTACTTCCAGCGTGGCGCCGACGGCCAGCCGAAGCCTTACCTGTCGTTCAAATTCGATCCGTCCAAGGTGCCGGGATTGCCTGCGCCTAAGCCGATGTTTGAAATCTGGGTGTATTCCCCACGCTTCGAGGGCGTTCATCTGCGCGGCGGCAAGGTGGCGCGCGGCGGTTTGCGCTGGTCGGACCGGCGCGAAGATTTCCGTACCGAGGTGCTGGGACTGGTGAAAGCGCAAATGGTCAAGAATGCGGTGATCGTGCCGGTCGGCTCCAAGGGCGGCTTCGTGCTGAAAAGCGCGCCGCCGGCCAGCGAGCGCGATGCCTATCTGCGCGAAGGCGTGGCCTGCTACCAGAATTTCCTGCGCGGCCTGCTCGACCTCACCGACAACCTGGTCGACGGCAAGGTGGTGCCGCCAGTCGACGTGGTGCGTTACGATGCCGACGATCCTTATCTGGTGGTGGCAGCCGACAAGGGCACCGCCAGCTTCTCGGATTACGCTAATGCGGTGTCGGCGGAGTACGGCTTCTGGCTGGGCGACGCTTTTGCTTCCGGCGGCTCTGTCGGCTATGACCACAAGAAGATGGGGATCACCGCCCGCGGCGCCTGGGAAGCGGTCAAGCGCCATTTCCGCGAAACCGGCCTCAATACCCAAGAACAGGATTTTACAGTGGTCGGCATCGGCGACATGTCGGGCGACGTGTTCGGCAACGGCATGCTGCTGTCGCGCCATATCAAGCTGCTGGCAGGTTTTGACCATCGCCACATTTTCCTCGATCCGGCGCCCGATCCGGCCGCCAGCTTTGCCGAGCGCGAGCGCTTGTTCGCCTTGCCGCGCTCCAGCTGGGCAGACTACGACAGCAGCTTGATTTCGAGCGGCGGCGGCGTCTTCCCGCGCACACTCAAGACCATCCCGCTGACGCCGCAGGTGCAAGCCGCGCTTGGCATCGGCGCCAGCGAGCTGGCGCCGACCGAGCTGATAAGGGCGATCCTGCTGGCGCCGGTCGACCTGCTCTATAACGGCGGCATCGGCACCTATATCAAGGCCAGCCGTGAAACCCATGCCCAGGTCGGCGACCGCACCAACGATGCCATCCGCGTCAACGGCGCCGAGCTCAACTGCAAGGTGGTGGCGGAGGGCGGCAATCTGGGCGCCACCCAATTCGGCCGCATCGAGTTCGCGCAAAAAGGCGGCCGCATCTGTACCGATGCGATCGATAATTCGGCCGGCGTCGATTGCTCCGACCATGAAGTGAATATCAAGATCATGCTCGGCCTGATCGTCAGCGAAGGCGAGATGACCGAGAAGCAGCGCAACAAGCTGCTGGCCGAAATGACAGAAGAGGTCGGCCTGCAGGTGTTGACCGATAATTACTACCAGACGCAGTCGCTGTCGGTGGCGGGACGCCGCGCCGCCAGCCTGCTGGAACCGGAGGCGCGCCTGATCCGTAGCCTGGAACGGGCCGGCCGCCTCGACCGTGCGGTGGAGTTCCTGCCGTCGGAAGAAGAATGCGCCGAACGCAAGACCGCCAAGCAAGGCCTGGCGACGCCGGAGCGAGCGGTGCTGATGGCCTACAACAAGATGTGGCTGTATGAAGAATTGCTGGCCTCGGACCTGCTGGCCGATCCGTTCATCGCCGCTTCATTGCCTGTCTACTTCCCACGGCCGCTGCGCGAGCGTTATCCGGAGGCCATGCGGCGCCATCCGCTGGCGCGCGAAATCATCGCCACCTATCTGGTCAATACCCTGACCAACCGGGTCGGCGCTACCTTTGTCTATCAGCTGGCCGATGAAAGCGGCGCCAGTCCGGCCGATGTGGTGCGCGCCACCGTGATTGCGCGCGAAGTTTTCGGTTTCGAAGAAATCTGGCAAGACATCGATGCGCTCGACAATCAGGTGCCGGATGCCTTGCAGGCGCAGATGTTCGTCGATGTCGGCGGCCTGATCGAGCACGCCAGCTTCTGGTTCCTGCACCGCCATGTACAGGAGGCTTCGATCGAAGCAACGGTGGCGCGCTTCCGCCAGGCTGCCGATCAGCTCGGACCGCAGCTGGTGTCGCTGCTGGCCGCCAGTGATGCGGAAGCGCTCAAGGCCAAGCGCGATGCGCTGATCCAGGCCGGCGTTTCTGAGCAGCTGGCGCGGCGGGTCGCCAGCGCCGAACTGATCGGCGCGGTGCTGGATATCGCGGAAGTCGCGGCTTCTACCGGGCGCAGCCTGGAGCTGGTGGCGGCAGTGTATTTTTCGCTCGATCTGAATCTGAATTTCGGCTGGATGCGGGAGCGGACCAGCGCCTTGCCGGTAGATTCGCATTGGCAGACGCTGGCGCGGACTGCCTTGCAGAGCGACCTGACCGGCTTGCAGCGCACCTTGACGGCCAAGGTGATCCAGCTGTCGCCGGCGCTGGAGCAGTCGCAGGAAATGATCGAGGCCTGGCAAGCCGCCAGTCGCACACCGTTGGAACGTTATCGCCGCCTGCTGACCGATTTCCAGATGGGCGGCAATGTCGATCTCGCCATGCTGTCGGTGGCGGCGCGGGAAATGCGGGCGATCGACGCCGCGACCAACTGA
- a CDS encoding glycosyltransferase family 4 protein encodes MNRTQPLHVLNVAETIKGGIATYLDTLEHYSHDFNCHFEYLIPAAQTDQIASRKVQPHGYSRKGLGPLRLAVAIVRLARQRKPDVVYAHSTFAGVALCLAKPWLGRGIKTVYCAHGWASFRDRSKLVIQLSRIVERCMSYIPDAVVNISRHEHEINRRHGFSKKNILIQSTVLDRDSRGQAQRQAGDRLHVLFAARLDWEKGYDILVDAIHILQKSRPDFVYHIVGDAVLGNLKIEKIVADNVHYYGWVDHADIDCYYDRADVFIVPSRNEGFGLTVLEAFRSSVPVIASNRGALPELVEHAVNGLVFNCTAADLAEKLNELDLTTLRNYGRAGRHSYLDKFSPAQFVVSYQKLFGQLRGSI; translated from the coding sequence ATGAATCGCACGCAACCGCTGCACGTCCTGAATGTGGCCGAGACTATCAAGGGAGGTATCGCGACCTATCTCGATACGCTGGAGCATTACAGCCACGATTTCAACTGCCATTTCGAATACCTGATCCCAGCCGCGCAAACGGACCAGATAGCGTCGAGGAAAGTCCAGCCGCATGGTTATTCGAGGAAAGGCCTGGGACCGCTGCGGCTGGCGGTGGCGATCGTGCGGCTGGCGCGGCAACGCAAGCCGGACGTGGTGTATGCGCACAGCACCTTCGCCGGCGTCGCCTTGTGCCTGGCCAAGCCTTGGCTCGGGCGCGGTATCAAGACTGTCTATTGCGCGCATGGCTGGGCGAGCTTCCGCGATCGCAGCAAACTGGTGATACAGCTGAGTCGGATTGTCGAAAGATGCATGTCTTACATACCTGACGCGGTAGTCAATATTTCCCGCCACGAGCATGAAATCAATCGCAGGCATGGATTTTCAAAGAAAAATATCCTTATTCAGAGCACCGTGCTTGACCGCGATAGCCGAGGCCAGGCACAGCGCCAGGCGGGCGACCGTCTGCATGTCCTGTTCGCGGCACGCCTGGATTGGGAAAAGGGCTACGACATCCTGGTCGATGCGATTCATATCCTGCAAAAGAGCAGGCCGGATTTTGTCTACCATATCGTCGGCGATGCGGTGCTCGGCAATCTCAAGATCGAAAAAATCGTCGCCGATAATGTGCATTACTACGGCTGGGTCGATCATGCAGACATCGACTGCTACTATGACCGTGCAGACGTATTCATCGTGCCTTCGCGCAACGAAGGATTCGGCCTGACTGTGCTGGAGGCTTTCCGCAGCTCGGTGCCGGTAATCGCCAGCAACCGCGGCGCCTTGCCCGAGCTGGTCGAGCACGCCGTCAATGGGCTGGTGTTCAATTGCACGGCTGCCGACCTGGCTGAGAAGTTGAATGAGCTGGATCTCACTACCTTGCGCAACTATGGCCGCGCCGGGCGCCACTCCTATCTGGACAAATTCTCGCCGGCGCAATTCGTTGTCAGTTACCAGAAACTGTTTGGACAATTGCGCGGTTCTATCTGA
- a CDS encoding fumarylacetoacetate hydrolase family protein, which translates to MIRHWLRFMHQDSLRFGTLEGKRIQLWEGSMFGKAQASGVYLDPGDVELLTPTAPSKVLALWNNFGALGAKLNLAPPLEPLYLIKAPNSYLNPQGIIRAPAAGGKVVFEGELGIVIGKTASQVAERDAGNHIFGYTCANDVTAAEILNRDPTFAQWVRAKGFDTFCPFGPVVASGIDPHGLRVKTWLNGELRQDYPVSDMLFSPARLVSLISQDMSLYPGDLILCGTSVGVGSMKPGSTVEIEIEGIGKLGNRFE; encoded by the coding sequence ATGATACGACATTGGCTGCGCTTCATGCATCAGGACAGTCTCCGCTTCGGCACGCTTGAGGGCAAGCGCATCCAGCTTTGGGAGGGGAGCATGTTCGGCAAGGCCCAGGCCAGCGGGGTGTATCTGGATCCCGGCGACGTCGAATTGCTGACGCCGACCGCGCCCAGCAAGGTGCTGGCGTTGTGGAACAACTTCGGCGCGCTAGGCGCCAAGCTGAATCTTGCGCCGCCGCTCGAACCCTTGTACCTGATCAAGGCGCCTAACTCCTACCTCAACCCGCAAGGCATCATCCGCGCGCCGGCGGCAGGCGGCAAGGTGGTGTTCGAAGGGGAGCTGGGGATCGTGATCGGCAAGACTGCCAGCCAGGTTGCAGAGCGGGATGCCGGCAATCATATCTTCGGCTACACCTGCGCCAACGATGTCACCGCGGCGGAAATCCTGAATCGCGACCCGACCTTTGCGCAATGGGTACGCGCCAAGGGTTTCGATACTTTCTGTCCTTTCGGTCCGGTAGTGGCCAGCGGGATCGATCCGCACGGACTAAGAGTCAAGACCTGGCTGAACGGTGAACTGCGGCAGGATTACCCGGTCAGCGACATGCTGTTTTCGCCGGCCCGGCTGGTCAGCCTGATTTCGCAAGACATGAGTTTGTATCCAGGTGATCTCATCCTGTGCGGCACTTCGGTCGGCGTCGGCTCGATGAAGCCCGGCAGCACGGTGGAAATCGAGATCGAAGGCATCGGCAAACTTGGCAACCGCTTTGAATAG